The window CAGCAAGGCATCTGAGGGGCTGTCACTGTATCAGTGCGGAAAtttctaatacagaaaaaaaggaggaaatccGTATTCTTTCTCCATCCTCCAACACGCATACAGTGATTACAGCACTTAAGCTGGATGTGACAGATGCACTTTTTTCCAAAGGGCATTAGGATTTTGGGTGGTTCTGTACACCGTAGCAAGCTCTTAGTGCCATGGGAAATACACTGATCTGACTGCCTAAGGCACGCAGGCCTCCAGGGCTAGCCATAACTGAAAGTGGAGAAGAACAGGTGTggattttatgtatgtatttttgtcATGAGGGGCATAAGTTCCCTGTGGTGGAGACATAGATATGTTATAAACATACATGTATGAATGCTTCATTATCACTCAGTTGTGAGAGTCATTAATACTTTTGTAAGATTGAGTAAATTCAGTTCAAGATATCACCAAAggaaattaacagaaaaaacatcTCTGGACAATAGCTGGAAACGAGACTGTGGAAATAGATAAATAAAGAGTCAAGTTTCAATACTCATTTTGGTGGGGATCTTGTCTGGGGATCTTGGCAGGAGTATACGAACAACCGTTACAACTTAGAAAAAAACAATAGCACTTTTAATTGTGCAGGTTTCAGGAGCAAAGATCTGATTTGATGTGTATTCTTAACGCAGAAGAACCAAATACTAGAGAGGAGAGTAAGGTGTGAGAGACTGACACCTGAGACCCTGGTCTGGAGGATCAGAGAGTGGGGGCAGTGAGAATGTGGGTTGGAAACCTTGTCTGAGAGGAGGCATCTGGTAGAagagaggcagagcaggaggcagggatGCCACCACCACCAGCGCTCACCCAACTACAATGAATGATCAGGGTTTAAAACCTAGTATCCCTCTGCATCCCAAGCGTTTGGAAAGGACTGTATTTGAGGATCTACTCTTGTCTCACTGCCAATTAAAACCAAGATGTCTCTTTAATAGGGTGCTAAAATATTGTCTTTCTCTATGTCATGGTTTTGTTATGGCTGCTTGGGACAGAGGGGCAAGTCTGAAATGTGTGTGGAGGGGACACAACACCTGGCTTGGGAATGCCGCTGCCATttagcacagctctgcagaggactGCACAGTTGTTGCATGTACAAGGGGAGCTGAAGAAACGTGAACCTGGGCTAAGGAAAGATTAAGGCTGGGTAAGCCTAGTACTCCTGAGAGACAGTGCCCAGCTGCTCACTGAAAGCACACTGGAGGCAGGACAGCCTCAGCAGGGATGGAAACCAGTTATCCCCGCTGTGTGGGGAGAGCCCCACCGCCTGTGACCTGACTTGCTCCAAACCCTCCACGTTTAGACAATGTGTCTTCCTGTTAAAATATCACCTGGTGCCTCAGCAATGGTTTTCATGCTGTCAGTCTGCAGCCTAAGAAGCTACCATCTATGCAGGGTACTAAGAGCTGGAGCCACCTCGCTTGTTTTCCTTCAGGCAGCAGAGAGACCCTTATCCAAAAAGGGATACAAAACCTGCCATTGCTGCAGGGACCCTCACAAGCCGCCACTTGGGTTCAGTAAAGGAGGGAAGCCACTTTTCCTGGAGGCAGCGGGAACACTGCAACCCCATGGGGAGGatggcagcagagcagcctggctATAGGGTGGGGTGAGGAGCTGGGAACACTGGGAAACCCTTGTTTTAAAATGGATGGTGCTGGAGAGAGGTCTGGGATGGCATCTGCTTCACCTCTTGCTCGCTGCATCCCTGCGGCATCCCTGGCAGAACCAGGCACCATGCCCCTTGCGCCAGCGCATGCAGCCGGAGGGGCACAGATCCTGGTACGTGCTTGCGGGTTTCCACAACCCTCCCCTACCTAATGTCCGATGTTACCAGCCCAACGCCAGCTTGCTCACCCAAGCATACTGCTGTTTGTTTGAGTTTTAAGCTGTAAATTTAGGACATTATCTGCACTGTATCCCTGAGGACTGCTCCTCAACGTTTCTTGctccttttcctccatttctccCCCTCAGTGTTTAACAGCTTACCTTTTCCGTGTCCCCAGAGGGAGTTTTGATGGGTCATCTTGGGGACCACTCAGTAAAGCCCTAGGCCGCCAAAGATCAGGTGTGCCATAGAAATGCCTGTTAATAGCTCTTTAGGTGCTGGTTATGTCTAAACTGGCGTTTCCCAGGGAAAAGCAGCTCGGGTCCCTGGCCGATGGCTCTGGACCGCTGTGAAGCTGCAGGGCCGGGTCGGCATTCACGGGGTGCCCCTCTGCAACACTCCTCCTGCCAGTAGGGGCACGGGAGGCAGAGGGGGtagtttaaggaagaaaaaaagctgtttagcCACGGGACGAGGGTGCATTTGGTACAGGCAAGCCTGCGTGCTCTGCTGGTGACCCGGGAGCTGCCTCTTCCAGCCGCGGCCGTGGGCTGCCCTGGGGAGCCGGGCAGCAGCATCTTTGCAGGCAGGGGCGGCCCTCCCCTGCCAGGGGGTGTCCGGGCGCCTTTATTCCGGCAAACACAGACGTTTAAAATAGGATTTTGTTCAACCGGCGTTAAGTGACGCCGGCTCTATGTATAGTCCGCGCCTGGGACCAGCCAAGTGACGCCCATCTCGGAAAAACTCGGAGCGACCCGGGCCCGTCCCGGGATCTCTCGCAGGGCGACCACCCCCTACACCCCCCGGTGACCAAGCGGGCCCCCGCTGACCCGCGGCGGGCTGCGGTGCGGGGGGAGCCGCCCCCCATTCCCGGCGGTGATGCCCGCCCGGGCCGGGAGCCGGCGGGCCGGgcggaggaggggagggaaggggaggggagggcagggcagggcagggggtgggcggccgctgccccccccggccccggccccgcagcgctGCCCGTCCCTGCCGGAGCGtgcctgcccgccccctcgggccACTGCCGCGCCCCGACGGCCCCGGCATGGACGCGCCCGGGCagccgcccgccggcccccgaACCGGCCCCGAGGGTGCGGCGGCGGGTCGGGGCCCGATCCCGAGCCCGAGCCCGAGCCCGAGCCCGGAGGCAGCCaccgaggaggcggcggcggcggcggcggcagcgtaCGTGGAGATCCGCGGCTCGCCGCGGGGGCCGGAGGAGAGCCGCCAGCCGCCCGAGCTGGCCCCTGCCGGCggagcggagcgagcggccggTCCCGCGCCGGAAAGCGGGGCCGGCGACACCGGGGATGTCGGCGGCTCGgcgagcggcggcgcggcggggccagCATCCTCGGACGGCGGGAGGGATCGCCCGCCCTCCCCCGGCGAGGCGGCTGCGGCGGGATGCGGCGCCGACTCCGGCCCCGGCTGCGGGAGGGCGGCAGGCAGCGGCGGGCCGCCGGAGGCGGCGGGCTGCCCggagtcctcctcctcctcctgcccgtcGCCGGTGGCCAAGGCGGGCGGCTTTCCCGCCACGGGCGACCCGGTGTCGACGGAGGGCAAAACCTCCTCGTCGTCCTTCGGCTACGAAAGCGAGGAGGACGAGGACGCGGGGCGCAaggcggccccccccggcgcccccccgaGCAtccgccccggcggcggccgcgacGAGGCGCACTACATCAGCACGCAGGAGATCCAGCTGAGCGAGGTGGACCACGACATGGACTTCGACGCGGGGCTGGCCGCCCGCTGGGACTTCGAGGACAACAACGTGATCTACTCCTTCGTGGACTACGCCTCCTTCGGGAGCGACGAGACCCCAGGGGACACGCCgacggaggaggaggagaataGCTGCTACCTCAGCACGACCACCAGCGAGCCCAACAACCAGACGGACAGCATCGACAACACCAGCAGCACCGAGATCGTGAGCCTCGCCTCCGAACACGACACCCCCGGCGGGGAGAAGCGCGCCAGCTCGGGGGAAGGCCGGTCCCAGCGGCCCGGCGGGAGCCCGGCCGCCCAGCTTCTCCTATCAATCAAAGCCGCTTCCCGGGCTATAAAGGAGTCTAGCAACGTGCGCGGAAAGCAAAACACTCTCCACGCTGCCAAGCATGAAGGCGACATGAGCCTCCGCGTCCCCGCGGCTCCCGAACGCAACGCGAGTTTAAAACCGGACGCGGTCCGCGACCACGCGAAAAAATTCATCGCGGTCCCCGCGCGGCTGCAGACGCGGTGCGGGGCGGCCAGGGCGGGGGAGCACTCGAGCGGCGCCTCCAGCGCCGTCAGCGAGCTGGACGATGCCGACAAAGAAGTGAGAAACCTGACGGCCCGGGCTTTCCGCAGCCTGGCGTACCCCTACTTCGACACCCTGCGCCCCGGGTCCCGCGCCTCCTCCGCCTCCCTGCCCGACAATGCCCTGGGCATCAACCGCTGGTCCACCTACCTGGACCTCAAGTGCGGCGGCCTGgggccgagagccgagcccagcctgcTGCGCTCCGGCCGGCCGCAGACCAAAGCCCTCGAGTTCGTGGTCAGCAAGCTCGACGGGGAGATCGCCCACGTCGAGGCGCCGCGGCGGCTGGGGGCGGGCTCCCGGGTGGTGACCCTGCTGGACCTCGGCGGGGCCCCCGGCGCCAGGCCGCCccccgaggcgggcggcggggagccggcggacggcggcggcggcggggggggctccagcaAGAAGTCCAAGTTCGCCTCCAGCCTCCTCAAAAACGTCATCTCCAAGAAGATGCAGCTGGAGCACGAGTTCAAGATGGAGCGGGGCGAGATCACCGACACCTCCTACACCGGGCTGGGCGCCGGCCGGGACCCGgagcccgccggcggcggcggcggccgggagcGGCAGCGGGAGGGCGGCGTGCAGCGGCAGAGCTCCCGGCACTCGGAGGGCGGCTCGGACTGCACGGCGGCGACGGCGGAGGAGGCGGGCGAGGGCGGCGGCCGGTCGCCAGCCTCCAAGGCGTCGACGCCCCGCGAGGGGACCCGCAGCCTGGACCGAGCGCTGCCGGAGGAGCTGTGCGAGGTGAAGCGCAGCGCCTCGGAGGCCATCAAGGCCACCTTCCTCCGCAGCCAGAACAGCGCCTTCAGGTCCTGGAAGGAGCGGGAGGcggaaaggaaggaggagagggcGCCCGTCGGGAAGCTGAAGCTCTCCGCCAGGCACGACTGGCGGGCCGACCTGGGCGAGATCTCCGCCGGCAAGTCCACCAAGATGTCCCGCCTGTTCGTCCCCGCCATCCAGCACACCCCCCGCGAGAAGGAGCCCGCCAAGCGGGCGACCAAgtgctccgccgccgccgcctcctcctcctcgccgcccgccgccaaGCCCAAAGGCCCCGAGATCAAGATCAGCCTgggcagcctgcagcagccccgggaCGCCGCCTTCAGCATCGCCCAGCTCCTGACGCCGCAGATCGCGGGCCGGCCGCCGGAGGAGGGCCGGGGGCAGCAGCCCAAGCCGACCAAGGCCGGCGACGGCCCCGACAAGGTGCCGCAGTTCCTGGTGCGCGACGTGAGGGACGGCAAACACCGGGCCCAGGGGCCCCTCCACCAGGTGCGGGACGTGCGGAAGCTCATCAAAAGCTCCTACAGCTGCGACTCGGGGGATAACAGCAGCGACAAGGGCAGCGTCGCCTCCGACCAGGGCGGCCCGGAGCAGAAGCCCCGGCAGCAGCTGGTCATCGCCGGCGTCCCCAGGTCCCTCTCCCCCGTGGTCATCACCTGCCAGGCGGTCGGCCACGCCAGCACCAAGCCCACCGAGGCGGGGGCCAAGGCGGCGGGCAGGGCGCCGGCCTGCCCCCCGGAGGGCACCGTCCTGGTGCACCGCACCTCGGGGAGGCTGCCGGTGGCCACCATCGCCCCCAACAAGAGCGACCCGCGCCAGCCGGCCGTGCTGAAGATCGTCTCCAAATCCGCCGCGCCCTGGCGGCaccagcccccgccgccgccgcccgccgagAGGGGCCGGGGCCCGGAGGAGGACCCGCGGGAGGAGGGCAAGGCGGCGCCGGTGCAAAACGCGCTGGAGAAGCTGACGGCGGCGGTGCGGAGCATGGAGGAGCTGTACAGCTTCAACAAGCGCGAGTGGAAGCGCAAGAGCGACCCGCTGCCCATCACCGACAGCCACGTCCTCTCCCTCATCGCCAGCCAGGAGCGGGGTGCCGGGCCCCGGCCGACACCccctgccgccgccggccccgccgccgctcccgccccgccgccgccggagaAGGCGGAGGAGCCGTCGGGCAAGGGGCCGGGCAGCGAGcggctgccccgccgccccgccaacagcaacgccgccgccgccgacaAGGTCTCGGCCAAGGCAGCCGCCTTCGAGAGCCTGGCCCGGCAGCGGCAGCGcggcccgccgctcccccgcgccgagccccccgccgccccccgcgccctccTCACCCTCCGCGGAGCCGGAGgagccgcagccccggcgccgggcaAAGCCCCCTCGGAGGGCGGCCTGCGGGGCCAGGCGGCGCCGCGCTCCCCCCGGCTGCCTGCGCCCGGCGGCGATGCGGAGCGCGGCCCGGACTGCGGGAACTACCTGGCGCTGCCGCTGaaggcggccgccccgcccggctcccccccctcgccggggccggggccggggccggggccggggccggggccgggcggcggcgtccgCCCCGGCCCGCtgtcggcggcggcggcggcggcggcgctgtgCAGCCCGCAGCACTTCGGCACGGCCAGGCGCCCCGGCAGCCCCGGAGCCCCGGCGGGACCCCCGGCCGCCGAGGagtccccccccgccgccgccccgcagcccgccgaggggccgcccgccgcgctcTACCGCCCGCCTCTGCCCTTCGCCGccctgcccggcgccgcgccgccgccgctgctctGCTTCTCGCCCTCCGTGCCCGCCGCGGCGACAGCGGCCGAACCCTTCCCTCAGACGCAGCGCAGGGTGCTGCTGGACGTGAGCACCGGGCAGTACTACCTGGTGGACACGCCGGTGCAGCAGCCCCTAAAGCGGCGGCTCTTTGACCCCGAGACCGGGCAGTACGTGGAGGTGCCGGTGCCCCAGCAGCCGGCCGTCGCCCCCGTCCCGCTGCCCCTCTCGCCCCTGGCCCTCAGCGCCGGGGCCTACGGTGCCACGTACATGCTCTACCCCGGGCTTCTGCCCGCCGCTGCCGTGCTGCCTGCCGGTGCCCTGCCGCGCCCCTTATCCCACCCGGGCAGCGATGCCAGCGCCCCGGCCGAGCCCggcagcccggcggcggcagAGGTGGCTTTCGCCGAGAGCCCCTACTACGTGGCAACCGGCAAGGGCCCGCCGCCACCGCGGCGTGGGGCAGCCGAGGCGAAGCCGGTCATCAGCATCACAGCACCAGCCACCGGCCCGCGGATCGTCGCGCCTCCCTCCTTCGACGGCACCACCATGCGCTTCGTGGTGGAGCACCGGTGAAGAGCGCAGGTGAGTGGGTGCAGGCCGCTAAGCGTGGCGGTTGCCGGTGACGCTTAAGGGCTGACCGGGTTTCCCAGCACACGAGAGCTGTGCCACAGCTTCTCCTCGAGGGGGGCAAGTAATgggcctgggagctgcaggcggGCCCTCGCCAGGACTTAAAATAGAGGTATAAGGTAGAAACGCAAAGGTTACGCACACATTTCGGTGCAGTTTGGTGTCCCTCGGGGCAGGTAAATatcccctttttttcccaccctGGAGGCAGTTTCCGTAGAAGCACACCATAGCTGCTCATCATGCAGTATGTATTTGTGCAGCCCCATGGCTGAGGGGCCCTATCTCACTGGGGTCCCCTCGCTTCTGGGGAGGAGAGTGAAACTGGGcacctcctctggacccacctTGCAAACCATGAAACAGCCCCTCCGCCTCAGCAGCACATCCCCCCCTTGCCTCTCACCTCTTCCTTCCAAGGGCAGGCAAGCATCTGTCTCTCTGCCTGAGCCCCTGTTTCTCCCCATCACTGTGAAGAGCGGGAGAGGGGTCTGATGGAGGCAAACCCTTATTTCGGGTCTTTCTTGTTAGCAGGATATGTGGGGTAGACCCGGGTGTGCtccctgggtgctgtggggctgctggtaGAGGCAGGGGCGCCTGCAGCCGCCTGCGCTGGAGGagggctccagcagagccagtgGGCAGCCCTGCAAATCATGATTTCGCACGGCTACTCCGAGCTTGGCCTGCTGCAGGCCCGCCGGTGTCTGGTTACCTGGGGCTGTAACCCAGGGCCAGCCTCCAAATTCGGTTGAGTGCCTGTTCTGGAGCAAGGAAGAGGGCATGGGACTGGGCATCCGGCATGCGTCAGAACCAGAGTGCAGGATGTCTGGCACAAAATAACTGAGGAACgatgacatttcattttaaaatacctgaaatattAAGAAAGTGCCTTTGGGATGGGTGTCGCTGCTCCTTTTGCCTCTTGCATTAAAAACACACAGCTCATCTTTATCAAGTGCGGTACTGGGCAGAGCTACCAAAGTCTTTAGTGGCTTACCGAAGACTCACGGAGTTTGTTCTTGGTGTGTATCAAGAGGCAAGGAGAAACAGCGGTGACAATTGGAGGTTTGGATTTGTCACCAGTTTGCGCTGAGTTTTGGTCAGTCAGTTGCATACTTGAGAGTCAGTTTTGGGTTTGGGTTATCCTTTTTTGCTCTGTGGTCCCTTTAGTTTGCATCATCTACTACTGCATAGTAGATTAGTTATTGAATGAAACCTTACTGGAATGTTTTATACGCTTACTACTTCTctgcttgtaaatattttatcttgaAAGTGCTCTTCTTTTATCCTGGATATAAATTGTTTTCACTGGCCCTCAGAGGGTCACTCAGGACAGGCAAAGTAACGAGGTTGAGCTCCGCTGTGCTACTCGAGTTGATCTTGTCAGTAAAGTCTTGATAGAGTATCTAGATAAAATAGCAAaaggtatttgatttttttccatttggtcTGTAGGCTGAGTTTGGACTGGAATTTGTTAGGTTTCAGTTTAGGGACTTGCTGTTTTTGGAAAGGTGTGTATATAGTACACATATTTCTATCTTACAGCAGCTCTTTAAATGAAAGGCTCTAGTTTTTCTTATATCTCTCTTGAAAAGTGAACCCATCATGTTTCTGGGTGTGATTTGCCCCTCGTTTCCCAGGGGGTTCTCCTGCCATGTCGTGCAGCTGGCTTGCCTGCAGTGTATCATTGAGGCAGGTGATGCTCTCGGCAAATTGCTTGTTCTCATTGGTGAAGTTAAAAGCTGCATCGATGCT of the Athene noctua chromosome 4, bAthNoc1.hap1.1, whole genome shotgun sequence genome contains:
- the C4H4orf54 gene encoding uncharacterized protein C4orf54 homolog translates to MDAPGQPPAGPRTGPEGAAAGRGPIPSPSPSPSPEAATEEAAAAAAAAYVEIRGSPRGPEESRQPPELAPAGGAERAAGPAPESGAGDTGDVGGSASGGAAGPASSDGGRDRPPSPGEAAAAGCGADSGPGCGRAAGSGGPPEAAGCPESSSSSCPSPVAKAGGFPATGDPVSTEGKTSSSSFGYESEEDEDAGRKAAPPGAPPSIRPGGGRDEAHYISTQEIQLSEVDHDMDFDAGLAARWDFEDNNVIYSFVDYASFGSDETPGDTPTEEEENSCYLSTTTSEPNNQTDSIDNTSSTEIVSLASEHDTPGGEKRASSGEGRSQRPGGSPAAQLLLSIKAASRAIKESSNVRGKQNTLHAAKHEGDMSLRVPAAPERNASLKPDAVRDHAKKFIAVPARLQTRCGAARAGEHSSGASSAVSELDDADKEVRNLTARAFRSLAYPYFDTLRPGSRASSASLPDNALGINRWSTYLDLKCGGLGPRAEPSLLRSGRPQTKALEFVVSKLDGEIAHVEAPRRLGAGSRVVTLLDLGGAPGARPPPEAGGGEPADGGGGGGGSSKKSKFASSLLKNVISKKMQLEHEFKMERGEITDTSYTGLGAGRDPEPAGGGGGRERQREGGVQRQSSRHSEGGSDCTAATAEEAGEGGGRSPASKASTPREGTRSLDRALPEELCEVKRSASEAIKATFLRSQNSAFRSWKEREAERKEERAPVGKLKLSARHDWRADLGEISAGKSTKMSRLFVPAIQHTPREKEPAKRATKCSAAAASSSSPPAAKPKGPEIKISLGSLQQPRDAAFSIAQLLTPQIAGRPPEEGRGQQPKPTKAGDGPDKVPQFLVRDVRDGKHRAQGPLHQVRDVRKLIKSSYSCDSGDNSSDKGSVASDQGGPEQKPRQQLVIAGVPRSLSPVVITCQAVGHASTKPTEAGAKAAGRAPACPPEGTVLVHRTSGRLPVATIAPNKSDPRQPAVLKIVSKSAAPWRHQPPPPPPAERGRGPEEDPREEGKAAPVQNALEKLTAAVRSMEELYSFNKREWKRKSDPLPITDSHVLSLIASQERGAGPRPTPPAAAGPAAAPAPPPPEKAEEPSGKGPGSERLPRRPANSNAAAADKVSAKAAAFESLARQRQRGPPLPRAEPPAAPRALLTLRGAGGAAAPAPGKAPSEGGLRGQAAPRSPRLPAPGGDAERGPDCGNYLALPLKGPPAALYRPPLPFAALPGAAPPPLLCFSPSVPAAATAAEPFPQTQRRVLLDVSTGQYYLVDTPVQQPLKRRLFDPETGQYVEVPVPQQPAVAPVPLPLSPLALSAGAYGATYMLYPGLLPAAAVLPAGALPRPLSHPGSDASAPAEPGSPAAAEVAFAESPYYVATGKGPPPPRRGAAEAKPVISITAPATGPRIVAPPSFDGTTMRFVVEHR